In Geotrypetes seraphini chromosome 11, aGeoSer1.1, whole genome shotgun sequence, the genomic window GGAGACTGTTGGGGGACCCTGGCGGCAGGGAGTGGGCAGGATCTTGTgtaggatgtgtgtgtgtgtgtgtgtgggggggggtgtcggcaggagggagtacATTTCCCTCTGCTACTTTCCCTGCCagtcaatcagctgagccggcaagaCTCAGGGTGATCTGCAGCTCAGTTGATCGGGGCAGGGAGAACAGCCTTGATAGGAGGAAGGCGCTGTACCTAGCGTTTACTCTTCTAAGtaagtgccaggcacagttcttccctccctttactgGTGATTCTCTGCACAAAGAGTGCATATAATATGCacgctattatgctgagaatcaccCGTAAAAGTCAACTTGCTGGATTTTACTggcgagttttgagaatctggccctcagtttcTACACTATGCATTTTAAAGGAATCTCTTGACAATTTCAGCCCCTACACCTACACTCTATATTTTGAAAGTGCCTCCTGATTCTTTCAACATTTGCACTCTGCATTTTGCCAGAATCTCCTCTTCTTTTTCAGCCACTACATACCCTTCTTTTTAGAAATCTCAGTCTCTTCACTCTTCATTTTGAAGAagtgccttctgagatttcagTATCTGCGCTCTCTGAAGGTGTTTTCTCttcactgatcccccccccccgatacttCTCTACACTGCTGAGTTTTGGAGGAGTCTCCTGACACTTTTCGCCTCTTTACTCTTTTCTCACAGCAGGCAAACTCTGAACAGTAAAATGTTTATTTCTGTTGGGGAGAGATGGCTTCACGCATCTCAGAAATTCTTGACGCGTTCTCTAGTCTAGTAAATGCAAACAAACCATTTTGGCTGTGCAATAGAGACTTCTTTAAAACAGTTTCCAGACACCCGCAATCTCATTTGACAGCTCTAACTCCGAGGAAGAAGGCTCAGGCTTTCGAAAGCCAGTCAATCATTTATTTTCCTTTGCAACTCGTTTctatttataactcttttgtgaACTTCTAGGAAAACCAGAACCGGATCTACGGAATCTCTTAGAAACCGAAAGAACACATTGCGAGACAAACGCCACAATCCAACCCCTCGGCGCTCACGAGCGTCGCCCTTTTAACAGGCCGCCCAGCCCTCTTTTCACCCCGTGCTCTgactcctctctgccttctgatAGGTGGAGACTGGGCTAGCTCCGCACTCGGGGGCGGGCCCTTCCTTGCACTTAAAGAAGTTGGCGCAGCTGTCATCATAGTGGAAGAGCAGCCGTTGGCGGGGGAGATGTGGTGGTATAGCAAAATCGGCGCTGTGGCCTTGGGCTCCTTTAGGGACCTTGGAGCTGTTGCTGGTCCCCGGAATTACTGTGCCTGCGCCGGGCAACTGAAGGGCATTGTTTTCCGGCAAGTGAGTAAGAGAAGCTGGTGTTTtgggagtggggagagagagagagacagacagacagacagatcaaAGACTGGGAAATTTGTTAACAAAACGGAGGACACTCAGTCCAATGCCGGCCTATGCTGAAGGGCAGCACCTAAGAGAAAACTGAAAACAAAATGCATTTCCTGTCTTAATATGGACTGTAGAGAGGGCAAAGATGCTAAACGTTTCACATGTTTCCTGAAGAGAAGGACCAATCACAGTCtccctcggggggagggggggaacaccCACCCGCAAAATTGCACATTCGTGGGTGAGCcctcagattctgtaattggcgatCGGATTTGGGCTTGGATCTCGCCTGCATGTTAACGAATAAGTTAACAGGCTATTAAGAATCCATTACTGTACTGACATAGGTTGACTCCAATTAAGGCTTGCAGATGGATCGGCCTGTGGGCTAGCTAGCTAGTCTGTGTAGCACGGCATGCCTAAATTGTCTTGtgtgcaactgaaaagggggtgtggtcacTAGAGGGATGGGGGCACTTTCAAAATTTAGGCCCTTTGGTATAGAATAGGTGCATGTGAATGACCCTATTTTATAACTGCCATTAGCTGGCCATGAGggtttataccaggtttcagcaggtataAGTCCAAATGCCCAAAACTGGGAGTTGGAATTGATGACTATTCTGACATGGAGAAAGTGATGGGGCCATGCATGTTTTTCTTATCACTTATAGTTgtcgggtttttttttgttttttttaacccccccccccaaaaaaaaaaacccccaacaaaaccTTCTTTTCAGCTAATGTGTTGAGTAGTGGGATTTTTCTTTGGTTAGTGTTTTGGggttggttggggtttttttttttgttgttgttttttgagaACTCGCTATGGGTAGTTGTTGTTGAGATGGATGCAGAACTTTTCAATGAAAATGGGATTACTACATGGAGGTATAGTAATTAGCCTGTGATGACCTCTTTGTATGCTGGCTTTTGCTAGATGCTGCATTAATAAAGATAACTGTGCATGGTAGCAACTCATTCAGAATGGAAACACTTTGCTGCTTGTAAAGAGGAAATTCTTTAGAGTTTTGCCGTTTGTGGTCTTTTATGAGACACATTACTCAGAAATGTTGTGGTGTTCATGTTGAAAGGCCCTCTTAAAAAATAACTTTGCACTTTAGTACACAACTCTATTTAAGTACTAGTTTGACTGTTTTGGGATTTTTTCCCCCAGCTTTGAAATACTGCAATCAGCCATGCACTTAGGTGGtcttgtaatattttaaatggtaaCAGTTCTCTTGAaaataaaggggcccttttactaagctgtgttaagtgCTAACGAATGATTAACACAGATTAAAATGGCATATTGTGGGCCAAGCTCGTGTATCCTGTAGTAACTGCCAAATTAGCATGCTCTAATCTGGGTGCtaataaattacaaaaaaaactgTCTTTGGAGGGGGCATATTAGGGGCcaaagagtgggcattcctgcttTAATCAGTTGGCGCAGCTACGTTActtggcagtggcatagtgagggtgcgCAGTGCCCCTTCCCTGTAACTTTTTAACTTCAGTGTGAGCAGCCACAAACATGCTGCCCATGTCGGCTTCAGCACAACGACGTTTGTGGCTGCTCACACTGGTTAAAAAGGTATGACTGGAAGGGGTGCAGGTGCGCATGGCAGGGGATGGAGTgagaaagggggagagaaggggtgcTGGCATCCTGAGGAAGACTGCGCCTAGGGCGACTTGCCCCctcttattatgccactgcttATTGGCTAGTGTGGTATTAGCACGAGTCCTTGTGTACAGAATAGGTGGGAAGTGCACACATGGCATTGCTAACCtccctcttctcttttttttttaattgctatgCTAATGGCCTCAttagtcattggtgaggccccacttggagtactgtatccagttTCTTTTGGAAGCTACATCCCTTTAAGGACAAAGCTTTGaggcagttcagaggaaggcaacaaataTTACAGGGTTTGAGCTTTAACATATGTGTAAAGAGACTGGAGGACATAAATACTATATGTATACgctagagaaaaggagggaggagagaggcaGTATGATAGACAAGTACTGTAATTAAAAGTATTAATTTACAAACAACCCTCTTAAAGATGTAGACACTTGGGACatgggttgtccactgttggaaatggaTACTgagctttggtctgtcccaatatggcaattatgGTCTTAACTAGAGAACACGAATGGAGTTTGCAGGGACatagatttaggagtaatgtcaggaaatacctATTTTACAGAGATGGTAGTGGACACTTAGAATACCTTCTGGAAAAGGTGACAGATTCAAACGgtgaatgaattaaaaaaaatgtgtgggatagtCGCAGGGGGATACCTAAAGAGAATGGAAACGCAACATGGCTGTTGAGATGTTATCTTGGGAAAGAGCATTAGAACTGAAGCATATGCTGGACTGATTTCTAAGGTCTGGATTTTGCAAAAGACAACAGATTAGCCAAATCTGGCAGAGGGGAAACTGAGGCTGATACAGGATGGACTTCTGCAGGctatgtcccagaaatggcaGAAGAGAGTTTTTGGCTACTCCAGTTGGCTTTTTGTCACATCCtggcatggtgggagacttgtgAACCAGTATTTTAAGCACAGGTGACTGGAGCCTGCACAGAGTCAGGGTGTGGCTCTAGCCACcttgttaggcagactggatggattgcAAGTCTTCATCTGCTTTTATGTACTGTTATATTAGCACATggcaattaataaaaaaaaaaaataataaattggaaAATTTTAATCATTTTACTACACAAAAATGGTCATGGCATGTGGGGGGGAAAGCCCATGCAAGGCGTGCTAAGGCTATTTTttgttgcagcttagtaaaaggactccaaagGTAGCTGAATGAGAGACGAGAAGAGAGCAATAGAATTTCCCCTGGATTTTATACAGGTCACCCAAATATGGGTGCCTAGGGCAGATGCGTGTGCAAACTGAGTTGTCAAtcaataattgatgctaattgtcaATGGTTTGTATTTGCATGAGTATCTGCCCTAGGCACTAGTTTCTAACATCTGTGCCTAAATTTCTAGTGTGCAGTTCAAAGGGGTAGCCATGGGAGTGCAAAGGCAGATTGGGGGCGTTCCTGGAAGTTAGTTGTGTAAATGATGTtctataacagtgttcttcaacctttgacacctatggaccggcggaaataaaataattattttgtggaccggcaccggtctgaggaccggcagttgaagaacactgggctaagtcgtgcccatctccactcaatctctgccccagacccttcccccataatagtactaattgtaacaccattttttccattcatttttcatatatacatacaatataattgtattaccAACACATAATGgtcaaccacaaaattaaaatacacaaagcacactgtatacttttcaacattcattcctaccagaaaacggaTAACCcaatgcaaatgcaggaccaaaaactaaaagtactaatattttacaaacaaaccctaagatgcaagactgcgagcagtacaaccccagaggaaaagaaacaaatgcatttcttcctgaacagacaagtcaatcactaaataaaagtatttcccctaccgttgtctcTCACTCCATGTgctttgccttctggcctgctccctcctcccccccaccccccggtgttatctttgggccggtccactgtgcgatTGGTGCagcatcttcaggccggctccctgagtgctgcattgcacaaagctgtgtgCAGCgacccgcacctcatctggaagccttccctctgacgttgtgacagcagagagaaggcttccggttcaggcgcaggccacgcgtaggagcctttacccacagctttgtgcattgcagcactcaggagctggcccaaagactccgcgttgatcgcaccatggaccggtggctgaagaatGCTGTCctgggcccgatggacgtgccggcccttttgaccggcagaaaatttctgtggaccggcattggtccacggaccggtggttgaagaacactgttaacATCATGCTTAACTGCTGAAAATTAGTTAATGAATGCCCATTGCTGGATACTATCTTAGGATCtttctggtgcctaactttgggcagaAAATGTGAAAGTGGGGATAGAACAGTACgcatcaaccagagataaaacAATGCATAAATATTTATTATGAATTAATAAAGCCAATAAAACAGTCTTGTCATATTCAGAATTACTGTGTTGTAGACCCAATAAACAGTCTATCGCAAATTGATTGAAAAGTGTTGTAGATAGACCCGACATGGTTTGTGTTTTAGCATTGATGCCTGCCTCGGGGGTGTAAAAACATCCAGTAGATGGCAGTCTTATAATATCAATGATTGCTTTTCACAGATAAATTGGGTACTATGCTAATTATTGATGTTATAAGACTGCCATCTACTGGATGTTTTAACACCCCCGAGGCAGGCATCAATGCCGAAACACAAACCATGTCGGGTCTAGGATCTACAACTCTTCAGTCCAAAGACTGTTTTATTGGCTTTATTGGTTCTTGATGGTCTCTGAGAACTGGGTTGAATGCCACTGCTCTAGATGTTCTGGAGGGAGGTATTTCTCAAAAGTAGCTAACTTTAACCAGAGGTTTTAGGTAAAAAAAgacatataaaaattataaagcTTTAAACGgaaacctactggaacaattgactaactcattccacctcaaaTAGACACAGGAGAatccacacaatattcacacacccgccaaccaaaaatgtcaaacgaagaaaaatgtatgacaacctactgaccaccagagcagtgaaactggactgacaactcaccaatctgctgacttcgaccacagactataaaaccttcaaaaaatacataaaaccaatataatacAACCAATAATGTTCCGAACTCCTCATgcattaccaactactcctttagcaaattagaaaatgttcaaactattccttaagtacttcttaatatcttatcaATATGtgcttcttaatatcataacaatttttatgtaatccaccttgaactgcaaggtaaaggtggaatagaaatcactatgtaatgtaataaatatatatgaattgctctggttgatgtgtactgtTCCATACTCACTTTGGCATTTTCTGTTTATCCCGTGTtctttattttgcactttggCCTAACTTTTTGGGCACCAtgtactgaatctggcccttcaTCACCATTGCCCCCTGGCAAAGCTGGCACAAGCatattagggggtccttttatcaaggcgcagtagGAGTTAAAtgcgcagaataccgcgcgttaaactgcctgccgcgctagtcgctaacgcctccattgacgaggtgttattATTTTGGCTTGCctcgggggttagcgtgtgatgaaatgtcagacgcgctaacccccatagcacaccttgataaaaggagccctaggtgtcctCCCATCCCCATAGGTACGCCCTAGAGATTTTGATAAACTTAATCGTGATTATCTTGCTCTCTGATTAAGGGGAATTTCTTGATTTTATAGTCTATATAGCTTTTCCTAGCATAGTGGACTTTTGTGGTAAGTGACTTTTTTCTTCTTGAAATGTCTTATGTATATTTTTACTTTGCTTACCACTTTTTTGTACAACCATTGTTTGGATATTGTTTCAAATACAATTTTCAATTAAATTTAATGCCACACCTGCCAGAACAATCTTATCTTATAAAAGTGCATATACGGATAAATGGGCTATTTTGGAAAGTCCCATTCTTCCTGTACCTTAAAGTGCAGTCTGATAGTTTTTTGAGTTTAAGCAGCTATCAGGACTATTGCTTTGTATTTGCTGCTGCCTTAACTTGGAGTTAGTGCACTAGGCAACCTcctagtcttgcctaatggttgggcCAGAATTGTCATCTTGGTAAAAGGGCCCATTTTTCAAATGGGCATCCCACAGACTGGATGGCTATAACACATGTACTTTTGCCTATGACCTAAACATGTGGCTTTGAACTTGTATTTAGTTCTAACTGCATCTGGGATTGAGCAGTTCTCGGGCCATTTTTTGCTGGGTAATAGGTAAATGGTTCTGAAAACTGTCTACAGAGGTTCTGGGGTATGAATTTCAGTTTTCCATGAAAAGATGAATGGAAGAAGAGTTAGACAAAAAGGGTTTGGAGGCCATATGCGAGTTTCTTGAGAGTTGAGCATTAAATGAAAACATTAGTcctggtttgtttgggttttagtTTGttgtgtttgtttggggttttttccaagaTAAATTTTTCCTAGATAGCAAGTAAAGTAcatttttattttgcaattgGGGAAGCCTTCCTGAACGCTTGAAAGGGAGAAGGGTATAGTGCCTCCTCAAAGAACACAGAGAATATTTGGTTACTGTAACTTCTGGAAGAAAGATGGTGTCAGCACCATTGAGGAGTAACTCTGGAGCTTCCTGTTAatgctccccttctctccctgcaGCTCTTTGAGTCGGTGAGTGCTACTTACACCTACTTGCTGGCGGATGCAGAGAGTAAGGAGGCTGTCCTGATAGACCCTGTTCTAGACACTGCTGCACGGGATGCTAAGCTCGTGAAAGATCTCGGCCTGAATGTGTTGTATGCAGGTATTGGCCATGCTTTCCTTCATGTTTACAGAGCACTAGGGAAAAGCTTTAAGACAGCCTGGCAGTACCCAGACATCTGGCATAGCTTGCCTGGATTTCTCTACTGGGGAGTGCCTGAGCCTACCAGGAGCAACAAATCTTAGGGAGAGAGGAAAACCAATATTTACCCACCTGGTCTAATTTGGTTCTGTATCTTCTTCCCTTGATATAGCAAACACACACTGCCATGCTGATCACATCACAGGCACAGGCATACTGAAGAAATTGCTCCCTGGCTGCAGGAGTGTTATTTCCCGAGACAGTGGTGCCAGTGCTGACATCCTTATAAAGGAAGGAGATCGCATCACGTTTGGAAAGTTTGTGAGTGTGTGGGGAAGGGGATCCCATTCTGTCTAATTCATTTCCTCCTCTTCGCTTACTGTTTGACTGTCTCTCACTTTACCTAAATGTCTGGCTCTTTCTTACTAtctctgcattagagaatgacacggtgagaaaattcatcaccattcccatccccgtggataaccgcggggaaccatctccatgtctttttttttttttttttaattctttattcattttcaaaattacaataagtgttatatattcaatcacattaacaataaatccatgccattctttaaggagagagggaagaatcagagtatgaatgggcccagccactggccctcaagccttgcattgaagaacgctggtgtagaaggactgagtttgAGATGGATACTAAAGAACGGCATGGAAtgctttcccacggttatccgcagggacgggaacggtgatgaattttctcaccgtgtcattctctactctgcatcTCTTGCTCCCTCATGTATTTCCAGGTCAATAGTAAAGACAGGATTTGGAGAATTCAGCAAGGATCTGCCATGCACCATTGAATGGCTTCATTGTTTGTTTGTGTTGTATTATGGCACCCCCTTCTGGCTATATTCTGGGATTTTGCTTCAGTACTGGGATCTGTGGCATTGTCAATTTCCCTCccagatttttaatttttttttttttttcttggtagtTTTCTAGCAAGGGTAAAATTCATGCTCAAgagtaaaaaacaaacacactCTGAAACCCCCCCTGAAATAATTGAGGATATTTCAAAATTGGTCCAGAGCAGCATTTCCCAATGTTATCAAAACCTATAGcacatcctccccctcccccccaaaccataGTGTTGGCAGTGTGAAAATGAGAAGGGCTTGTGTCCAAACCACCAACTACAGGCGCACTGAAACCTTTTCTAGAAACTGGAAGAACTCGGAGTAGGGTCAGGAGGACCAAGCAGGCCTGGTTATCTGTACCTTGCCCGTTGATTCCTACACTCTGGGGCTCAAGCATGTATCTATGTAGGAAGTGGAGAGGCATGTATGACTGCACATGTGATCAAGAAGGAGCTTCTGAAATTAATCTATTGCTGATATTTCTCGTTGCTGCGATGTGCTGAGAGCAGAACCTGTGTGCTGGTCTGGATACTGGTCTGGACATGAACATCAGACCTGATTGGGTATTCCATAGAGTAGGGAGAAGTTAACAGTACCTGAAGGCTTACTTGTGTGCCACAGCATATTGATTGGAGAAATATTAGTCTAGAGGACTGATATTAAAATAGTGGTCTTCACCACTGTAGAATATATGGGGGCAGACTAAAGATGGTAATTTGTATACCCTGGATTAAGGAAAAGGTGATCTGAAACACATAAATACACAAGAGGCAGGCTACTTTGAATGGAAAGAGTCCTAGAATGAGAATTCATGAGAGGAGGGCAGAATGGGAAGGCATGAATAATGGTATATTCCtttgcaaagcagcagatgaatccagagaccagtggatatagctcacatcgaccagcaggtggagatagagaactgatttccagttggctttatagcctggtgatcctcctgttgaatcagttttgctctatctcccagcggtGGTGGAGCTCTTTCTTAGCTCCTGGAATCTAACGGTGCCTGGTGGATTGGTGATCTTCTAGTCTCCTCTGTTGAGCctttggctcttcagcttggataggggtgcctggctgattggtgccggctttaggagttacacctgggcccacccaggtccctgctccaccctcccctccgagtGATTGAGGGTTTTGCCTGCTCTCAGCGTTTGTTTCTTCattccagttaaaaaaaaaaaaaaaaaaagacaaacgcTTCtgcctgtgctgtgctgtgccctGGTGAGGTAGCTTTGGATTAATTACCAGCTTTTTCCTGACTGTGGGGGGCGGGCTGAGAGCGTGGTGAGTACTAAACttcatttgtatttattttgttgGTGCCGCCTCGAGTGCCGGTCCGGTTGGGAGGGGGGCGTGGTGATGGCGGAAGAGGCTCGTCAGCGGTGTTCACGCTGTGGGAAGCGTCGAACACCGGCGGGCTTGTGCTCAGCGGGGTGCTTAGACGCATCAGCTGAGGATTATGTTTTGCAGGCAGGCGAGGGAGCCAGTTCTCGCGTCCGTGAAGCGCGCTCGGCGTCCCCGCCCCTCGCGGTCGGCTCGGCCTCACGGCGTGGTATTGCCACGGCCGAAGGGGGGTCGGCGGAGGGGGGGGAGTCGGAAGTGCGGGAGGGCGCAGGGGCTCTGCTCTCCGGCGCCGAACAGGGGGGAGCTTCAGCGGGTGGCCTTGGCTCGTTCACCCCGGAGTTTGTGATGTTAATGCATAAGGCTTTCATGCTGCAGTGCAGTCAGCCTGCTCCTCCGGTCTCGGTGAACTTGCCGGTGCTGGCTGTGCCCCCACCAGTTCCTTTGAAGGTGGATGCGGGGGAGACGGCGAAGGGGGATGGTTCTCCTGTGAAatcgccgatatttaaaaaacgcAGGCTTGCGTCCGCGGACGAGCCTATGGTTGTGTCCCCTTTTTCCCTTCCAGAGTTGTTGGAGGAAGGTGAGgtagaggagtgggaagaggaggatCCCCAGTGTAGGGAAGTGGATGACCCTTCCGCGCTCCGTCTTTTCCATCGGGAAGAACTTTCCTCCTTAatttcaaaagctttactgagttTAAATATTTCTCAGGTGGATTCGAAAGTTTTAGGTAACCCTCTTATGGCAGGTACCCGTAGGCCACCGAAGGCCTTTCcagtgcatgaagccatgcaggagctgatttCGGCTCAATGGGATACGCCGGATGCCGGGTTACGGGTAGCTAAGGCCATGCGGCTTTTGTATCCGGTTGACCCGTACgaacttgagaaatttaaattgcCTAAGGTGGATGCTCTGGTAGCCGCGGTTACCAAACGGACGACCTTGCCTGTAGAGGGGGGGGTTACATTAAAGGATGCCCAGGATAGGAAGGTTGAATCTTCGCTGAAGTTATCTTTTGAGGTTGCTGCAGTGACTTTGCAGGCCGCAGTCTGCAGCTCGTATGCGGCAAGAGCCTGTCTGCAGTGGTCTCAAGGGATGGCGGATAATTTGATGGAGTCCGGGGGTGCTGTTCCTTCGGAACTGGTTGATTTGGAATCGGGTTTGGCTTATTTAGCGGATTCCTTGTATGATATTGTTCGCGCTTCGGCGAAACAAATGTCGCTGTCAGTGGTCTCTCGCAGGTCTTTATGGCTGCGACATTGGGCGGCAGATGCGGCGTCTAAACTTCGTCTtgt contains:
- the ETHE1 gene encoding persulfide dioxygenase ETHE1, mitochondrial, with translation MWWYSKIGAVALGSFRDLGAVAGPRNYCACAGQLKGIVFRQLFESVSATYTYLLADAESKEAVLIDPVLDTAARDAKLVKDLGLNVLYAANTHCHADHITGTGILKKLLPGCRSVISRDSGASADILIKEGDRITFGKFFLDTRATPGHTDGCLTYVLDDQSMAFTGDALLIRGCGRTDFQQGNSRTLYESVHKKIFTLPETCLLYPAHDYTGQSVTTVAEEKRLNPRLTKTLEEFVKIMENLNLPKPHQIDIAVPANLKCGIQDL